In Sphaeramia orbicularis chromosome 10, fSphaOr1.1, whole genome shotgun sequence, the following proteins share a genomic window:
- the agtr2 gene encoding type-2 angiotensin II receptor, with product MVIPNNLSLFNSSLNSTTESYLNSSSDPPTSHCPEWPSLSMTTLIPIIYSIISGLGIVGNTLAIFVLAHSSTSRSIANTFMLNLCVSDLLFLMSLPLWAVPYSQDYNWPFGRLACKICGALLSFNLYASIFFITCMSMDRYLAIVHPLRSQSARDPKRAKLACGLVWFLSCACSAPTLALRDLYPLKENVEACAIFYPDDTWFLTLAWMKIILAFLLPLVVISCCYCVIGRHLLADTDVIRMGSSSHSVKKSVESPEHCSRTERPPTPCVNPNSSGGRPQEGRGLERVLWTVAAVVLAFFFCWFPFHYVTMLEILQAYGLADSCWVDWTIRNLTPITLCLGFSNSAINPLLYCFIGHHFRGRLGGLCKGLCACLKARRDDHSQKRGSFSTRLSSFSRKLSDLKDLAIVESSGAA from the coding sequence ATGGTGATCCCAAACAACCTTTCCCTTTTCAACTCCTCCCTTAACTCCACTACAGAGAGCTACCTGAACTCCTCTTCAGACCCCCCCACCTCCCACTGTCCAGAATGGCCTTCTCTATCCATGACCACCCTCATCCCCATCATCTACAGCATTATCAGCGGGCTGGGGATTGTGGGTAACACGCTGGCTATATTTGTGCTAGCCCATTCCAGCACCTCCAGGAGCATCGCTAACACTTTCATGCTGAACCTGTGTGTGTCCGACCTTCTGTTCCTGATGTCCCTGCCGCTGTGGGCCGTCCCCTACTCCCAGGACTACAACTGGCCCTTTGGACGTTTGGCTTGCAAGATCTGTGGCGCTCTGCTCAGCTTCAACCTCTACGCGTCTATCTTCTTCATCACGTGCATGAGCATGGACCGCTACCTGGCTATCGTGCACCCGCTGCGTTCCCAGAGTGCCCGGGACCCCAAACGAGCCAAACTGGCGTGCGGCCTGGTGTGGTTTCTGTCTTGTGCTTGCTCTGCGCCTACCCTGGCTCTGCGGGACCTTTACCCCTTGAAGGAAAACGTGGAGGCCTGTGCGATTTTTTATCCTGATGATACCTGGTTTCTAACTCTGGCCTGGATGAAGATAATTCTGGCCTTCCTTCTGCCTCTGGTTGTTATCTCTTGTTGCTACTGTGTGATTGGCCGACATTTACTAGCGGACACCGACGTGATACGAATGGGGAGCTCATCTCACTCTGTCAAAAAATCTGTGGAATCCCCAGAGCACTGCAGTAGAACAGAGAGACCCCCCACTCCCTGTGTGAACCCAAACTCCAGTGGAGGAAGACCACAAGAGGGCAGGGGCCTGGAGAGAGTCTTGTGGACGGTGGCAGCTGTGGTTCTGGCCTTTTTCTTCTGCTGGTTCCCATTCCACTATGTGACCATGCTGGAAATTCTGCAAGCTTACGGTTTGGCCGACAGCTGCTGGGTGGACTGGACCATCCGCAACCTCACCCCCATCACCCTCTGCTTGGGATTCTCCAACTCGGCCATCAACCCCCTGCTCTACTGCTTTATCGGGCATCATTTTCGCGGTCGCCTCGGTGGTCTCTGTAAGGGATTATGCGCTTGCCTGAAGGCCCGGAGGGATGATCACAGCCAGAAGAGGGGCTCCTTCAGTACCAGGCTGAGTTCCTTCTCACGGAAACTCAGTGACCTGAAAGACCTGGCGATAGTGGAGAGCTCTGGTGCTGCCTAG
- the LOC115427083 gene encoding SH2 domain-containing protein 1A, translated as MEKLPIYHGPIGKEEGERRLGQDGRDGCYLVRNSDSLPGVYCLCVLCNGYVYTYRLHKDNGGSWAAETTPGVQKRYFRQIRNLIAAFQKPGQGIAMPLLYPVTAQRRAQTHTEAQTPGNSLSTTHSSPNACLR; from the exons ATGGAGAAGCTGCCCATCTACCACGGACCCATCGGCAAGGAAGAAGGCGAGAGGCGGCTGGGCCAGGACGGCCGAGATGGGTGCTACTTAGTCCGCAACAGTGACTCTTTACCAGGTGTCTACTGCTTATGTGTACT GTGTAATGGGTATGTGTACACGTACAGGCTGCACAAGGACAACGGAGGCTCCTGGGCAGCAGAG ACCACTCCTGGTGTGCAGAAACGATATTTCCGGCAAATCAGGAACTTGATAGCAGCCTTCCAGAAGCCCGGACAAGGAATTGCCATGCCTCTGCTTTACCCTGTCACTGCTCAGAGAcgggcacaaacacacacagaggcacagACACCCGGTAATAGCCTGTCAACGACACACAGCAGCCCCAACGCATGCCTCCGATAG